One window of Treponema denticola genomic DNA carries:
- a CDS encoding right-handed parallel beta-helix repeat-containing protein, which translates to MVRKLLTFLTTLTAAVAVIVLFTACEQFLKDPEDFLSYWASEAFIKDHSIGAVARPDEAGVPCVSSSPEVHIMLTVHNPKNFPLVMPTSWEPAGIVEFKELSQQPTEGTHYVLGQTAPGRLKLTYKEAFYEQGSGSLNPTITLKATDGRVFKKTYTFGIKSNTPPPKPAVVLAKQTNTSPNYYVLCIDTKDLSDMVGGKYIHDDIAYVTVNGTSYGLEMNDTHNGFSKKPAAPSFLADGTGLTPDGTESLPSGAWVLYYKTEIQIGLGNLETSYTVTLRDKGGVTSDGAAATIEANSSTHTVTFKVVDEEGGTLTGSYGSTSQTASGSSTATLTVPRGENVTFAAAPALGWKVDSWSSNVNVDSSDNKKATLSNVSDDETVTVKFKKVGTVAGSDMNAWTLLKNAVKVADPNSTITIDGKITASIGNSGQIEINKPLKIKGKTGAENDILDASKMSRIFKVENGANLILENLTLTGGKANGDEDAGSGGAIFARDANDIKIKNCIITGNEAETNGGGIYVESTPTTITNCIFTRNTAIDGGGIYINKTGSSTPAVTISGGTIGGVIGQANEATRNGGGIYVGQSCILNLKDSTGSGAQSVLITGNRAANGKGVYAANNATVSMQGGTRINVYNDVYLDSRSGISVENALTATGTVARIKVPENNYTTSTQVLYGSTALLNSQHGKFEVMPKGNQQWEVNSFGFLKPKY; encoded by the coding sequence ATGGTGAGAAAACTTTTAACTTTTTTGACAACTTTAACAGCGGCAGTTGCCGTAATTGTACTTTTTACAGCCTGCGAGCAATTTCTGAAAGATCCAGAGGATTTTTTAAGTTATTGGGCGAGCGAAGCCTTTATCAAAGACCACAGCATAGGTGCGGTAGCTAGACCGGACGAAGCGGGTGTGCCTTGTGTCAGCTCTTCACCCGAGGTGCATATTATGCTTACAGTGCATAACCCGAAAAACTTTCCGCTCGTTATGCCGACTTCTTGGGAACCTGCGGGCATTGTCGAATTTAAAGAACTTTCCCAACAGCCTACGGAAGGAACCCACTATGTACTGGGGCAAACCGCTCCCGGCAGGCTGAAGCTTACATATAAAGAAGCCTTTTACGAACAAGGTTCAGGCAGTTTAAACCCGACTATCACCCTTAAGGCTACAGACGGCAGGGTATTTAAGAAAACCTACACCTTCGGCATAAAATCGAACACCCCGCCGCCAAAACCGGCAGTCGTGCTTGCAAAACAGACTAATACTTCTCCTAATTATTACGTGCTCTGCATAGATACAAAAGATTTGTCTGACATGGTAGGCGGAAAATATATCCATGATGATATTGCATACGTTACCGTAAACGGAACATCATACGGCTTAGAAATGAACGATACTCATAACGGCTTTAGCAAAAAACCGGCGGCACCCTCATTTCTTGCAGACGGTACAGGGCTTACGCCGGACGGCACTGAATCGCTGCCGTCAGGAGCGTGGGTTTTATACTACAAAACGGAAATACAAATAGGACTCGGCAACCTGGAAACATCGTACACCGTAACCTTGCGCGACAAAGGAGGCGTTACTTCGGATGGGGCTGCCGCAACGATAGAAGCGAACAGTTCAACTCACACCGTAACATTCAAGGTTGTAGACGAAGAGGGCGGAACACTGACAGGCTCATACGGCTCTACTTCCCAAACAGCAAGCGGAAGCAGTACTGCAACCCTTACCGTACCGCGAGGCGAAAATGTAACCTTTGCCGCGGCGCCCGCTCTCGGTTGGAAAGTTGACAGCTGGAGCAGTAATGTAAACGTAGACTCAAGCGACAACAAAAAGGCAACTCTTTCCAACGTAAGCGACGATGAAACCGTAACGGTCAAGTTTAAGAAGGTGGGAACCGTAGCAGGAAGCGATATGAACGCGTGGACGTTGTTAAAAAATGCTGTCAAAGTAGCTGATCCAAACTCCACCATCACCATAGACGGGAAAATAACGGCGTCAATAGGCAATTCGGGCCAAATCGAAATAAACAAACCCCTTAAGATAAAGGGCAAAACCGGAGCCGAAAATGACATACTTGACGCAAGCAAGATGAGCCGCATCTTCAAAGTGGAGAACGGCGCAAATCTCATCCTCGAAAACCTAACGCTTACAGGCGGAAAGGCGAACGGGGACGAAGATGCAGGCAGCGGCGGGGCAATCTTCGCAAGAGATGCAAACGACATCAAAATAAAAAACTGTATCATTACGGGCAACGAAGCAGAGACAAACGGCGGCGGCATTTATGTTGAGAGCACACCTACTACCATCACAAACTGCATCTTTACGAGGAACACCGCAATAGACGGCGGCGGCATCTATATCAACAAGACTGGCAGCTCCACCCCTGCGGTAACAATCAGCGGCGGCACTATAGGCGGCGTCATAGGACAGGCAAACGAAGCGACCCGCAACGGCGGCGGCATCTATGTCGGCCAATCATGCATCTTGAACCTGAAAGACTCTACAGGTTCCGGTGCGCAGAGCGTACTGATTACCGGCAATAGGGCAGCAAACGGCAAAGGCGTATACGCCGCAAATAACGCAACAGTAAGTATGCAAGGCGGCACACGAATTAATGTATACAATGATGTGTATTTGGACAGCCGTTCCGGTATTTCTGTTGAAAACGCCTTGACCGCTACCGGTACCGTCGCCCGCATTAAGGTACCGGAGAACAACTACACGACGAGTACCCAAGTGCTTTACGGTAGCACTGCACTTTTAAACTCGCAACACGGCAAGTTTGAGGTAATGCCGAAGGGCAACCAGCAATGGGAAGTAAACAGCTTCGGATTTTTGAAACCAAAATATTAG
- a CDS encoding tetratricopeptide repeat protein — protein sequence MKKGFIIFLFVVSFCFAEKAAFAEESLVGENELSQILPDVKPDKTGSEKIEFAENPQALQKNEDFAFLSFSILTREKSVMISWKAKPEGKNLILYRSTTGFLSISSLAEAVPIANITDDGLPFFDYPIPGIPYYYAIAEENEIASGKIQFINGINTINSPVEVFASPEEQEKKSIALQNRPIPLPFLNPEKQIKKRTEFFSSQTETLINALTAEKRDFREFIISSQRLEPYVFPDDKRTPDGGESMELQRILKEYFYTKNWQKCNVELTNFLRIRRTSRVSARTHFYIGQTLFFQNLYDKALLEFLTAQDLYPSQAKEWAHYCLVELAN from the coding sequence ATGAAGAAAGGGTTTATTATATTTTTATTTGTTGTATCTTTTTGCTTTGCAGAAAAAGCCGCTTTTGCCGAGGAAAGCCTTGTCGGCGAAAATGAACTATCGCAAATTTTGCCGGATGTAAAACCCGATAAAACGGGTTCGGAAAAGATAGAATTTGCGGAAAATCCTCAAGCGCTGCAAAAAAATGAGGACTTTGCCTTTCTCTCATTTTCGATTCTTACAAGAGAAAAATCCGTAATGATCAGCTGGAAAGCAAAACCGGAAGGAAAAAATCTAATTCTTTACAGGTCAACAACGGGCTTTTTATCAATAAGCTCTCTCGCCGAAGCCGTACCTATTGCAAATATAACCGATGACGGACTTCCATTTTTTGACTACCCTATTCCCGGAATTCCCTATTACTATGCCATTGCCGAAGAAAACGAAATCGCTTCAGGTAAAATTCAATTTATAAACGGAATAAATACAATCAACAGCCCTGTCGAAGTCTTCGCTTCTCCTGAAGAACAAGAGAAAAAAAGTATTGCGCTTCAAAACCGCCCTATTCCTCTGCCTTTTTTAAACCCTGAAAAGCAAATAAAAAAAAGAACCGAGTTTTTTTCTTCTCAAACTGAAACCCTTATAAATGCTCTTACGGCAGAAAAAAGGGATTTTAGAGAATTTATTATTTCTTCTCAAAGGCTTGAGCCCTACGTCTTTCCTGATGACAAAAGAACTCCTGACGGCGGTGAGAGCATGGAATTACAAAGAATTCTAAAAGAATATTTTTATACAAAAAACTGGCAAAAATGTAATGTTGAGCTGACCAATTTTTTAAGAATACGCAGAACATCCAGAGTTTCCGCGAGAACGCATTTTTATATAGGACAGACCCTCTTTTTCCAAAACCTCTATGACAAGGCTCTATTGGAATTTTTAACAGCCCAAGACCTCTATCCGTCTCAGGCAAAAGAATGGGCACATTATTGTCTTGTAGAGCTGGCGAACTGA